A single Symbiobacterium thermophilum IAM 14863 DNA region contains:
- the smpB gene encoding SsrA-binding protein SmpB yields the protein MARAKAEIQPVAENRKARHDYFVEETYEAGIVLVGSEVKSCRAGRVNLRDAYAQIKDGEIFLLNCHISPFEQANRFNHEPLRPRKLLMHKSEIHRLYGKVREKGFTLVPLRLYFNQKGKVKVELALAKGKRAYDKRDDIAAREAKREMARALRGRYDD from the coding sequence ATGGCCCGAGCGAAGGCCGAGATCCAACCCGTTGCGGAGAACCGCAAGGCTCGCCACGATTACTTCGTGGAGGAGACCTACGAGGCCGGCATCGTGCTCGTGGGCTCGGAGGTCAAGTCCTGCCGCGCCGGGCGGGTGAACCTGCGCGACGCCTACGCGCAGATCAAGGACGGCGAGATCTTCCTCCTGAACTGCCACATCAGCCCGTTCGAACAGGCGAACCGGTTCAACCACGAACCGCTGCGGCCGCGCAAGTTGCTGATGCACAAGTCCGAGATCCATCGCCTGTACGGGAAGGTGCGCGAGAAGGGTTTCACTCTGGTCCCGCTGCGGCTATACTTTAATCAGAAGGGCAAGGTGAAGGTCGAACTGGCCCTGGCAAAGGGCAAGCGGGCCTATGACAAGCGCGACGACATCGCGGCGCGCGAGGCCAAACGCGAGATGGCCCGGGCCCTGCGTGGCCGGTACGACGACTGA
- a CDS encoding MarR family winged helix-turn-helix transcriptional regulator, whose protein sequence is MLVKPSVSSQVAEIDSLLREVGGLLRKWGRDILGGFDITNPQFEALLVLREHGELTMGELCAKMFLACSTATDLIDRMERNQLIERVRDTADRRVIRLRVLPKGNHLIDQILEARQAYLSNAMAGMAASDKARLILSLQQLTAVLSREA, encoded by the coding sequence ATGCTTGTAAAGCCGTCGGTGAGTTCGCAGGTGGCCGAGATCGACAGCCTGCTCCGTGAGGTGGGCGGCCTGCTGCGCAAGTGGGGGCGTGATATCTTGGGGGGATTCGATATCACCAACCCACAGTTTGAGGCCCTCCTCGTGCTGCGGGAGCACGGTGAGTTGACCATGGGGGAGCTCTGCGCGAAGATGTTCCTCGCCTGCAGCACGGCCACCGACCTGATCGACCGCATGGAGCGGAACCAGTTGATCGAGCGGGTGCGGGACACCGCTGACCGCCGGGTGATCCGCCTGCGTGTGCTCCCGAAGGGGAACCACCTGATCGATCAGATTCTCGAGGCCCGCCAGGCCTACCTGAGCAACGCAATGGCCGGGATGGCCGCCAGCGACAAGGCCCGCCTCATCTTGTCGCTGCAGCAGCTGACTGCTGTGCTGAGCCGCGAGGCGTAA
- a CDS encoding metallophosphoesterase family protein has protein sequence MLRVGVVSDSHRRFGKVASMRAQCGRLDWLLHAGDHLTDAPRIAEAVGVEPDRVRAVAGNCDFPETEPAELLLELAGVRILLVHGHQHGVKTGPQRLLYRAQEVGARVAVFGHSHIPFLEDVGGVLLLNPGSLSMPRRPQDPPSCAVLELVDGAVRAYHVFLGV, from the coding sequence ATGCTGCGGGTCGGCGTCGTGAGCGACAGCCACCGGCGTTTCGGCAAGGTGGCGTCCATGCGGGCACAGTGCGGACGGCTCGACTGGCTCCTCCACGCGGGCGATCACCTGACCGACGCGCCGCGCATCGCCGAGGCGGTGGGGGTTGAACCCGACCGGGTGCGGGCGGTGGCCGGCAACTGCGACTTCCCCGAGACCGAGCCGGCGGAACTGCTGCTGGAACTGGCCGGCGTCAGGATTCTGCTGGTCCACGGCCACCAGCACGGCGTGAAGACCGGGCCGCAGCGGCTGCTGTACCGGGCACAGGAGGTGGGCGCCAGGGTGGCGGTCTTCGGCCATTCGCACATACCCTTCCTGGAGGACGTGGGCGGCGTGCTGCTGCTGAACCCGGGCTCGCTCAGCATGCCCCGGCGGCCGCAGGATCCGCCGTCGTGTGCCGTGCTCGAGTTGGTCGACGGCGCGGTGCGGGCCTATCATGTTTTCCTGGGGGTGTAG
- the rnr gene encoding ribonuclease R: MGFAELAEALGIPEKQHARLRKVLEEMERAGEVVRTRTERYGAPERMNLVVGRLQGHPRGFAFVIPDHPGFEDVFIGREALGGAWHNDRVIARIHVPSRADGRPEGEVIRILERANARVVGTFETSKHLAYVVPDDKRLPEDIYIPKGMTNGARSGEKVVVQIVRWPDARRGAEGRVVERLGMKGDVGVDIVSIIRKHGLPEAFPAAVLQEAEQVPEAVTEEALNEPGRRDLRDWTIVTIDGEDAKDLDDAVSVVRLAPDRWQLGVHIADVAAYVPEGSALDREAYRRGTSVYLADRVVPMLPPRLSNGICSLNPGVDRLTLSCVMEIDGRGEVRSYAIFPSVIRTAARLTYTRVNAILNDEPGAAAGLEHLVPMCREMAELMAVLRERRMRRGALDFDLPEAKVKLNEQGWPTDVLRVDRGIAERIIEEFMLVANETVAEHCSTRELPVLYRVHEPPASDKVAGLSEFLQLFGYNLRMPRDGSVAPKDLQKVTLWAKDRPEENLIGSVLLRTMKQARYSEERLGHFGLAAEYYCHFTSPIRRYPDLVVHRVLRAHLQHPKALPAKLRSRWERKMPDAAQHCSERERAAAEAERETIELKKAEYMSERIGERFEGIISGVTPWGFYVQLPNTVEGLVHVSTLTDDYYHFHPEHYALMGERTRRRFRLGDRVMVRVSRVDVDNRQVDFLLDEESDVQTVVAVPRKGRQRAARKAAAAGRSGGSGRSKAGARKGRGKAKGRDRASGIAAHSGGSVTEPVRGADAAPLHAPGRESIRYDMWGLPIPAGRGREREVSDPTVNNPFSVTKSRSGGRADGRFSR; the protein is encoded by the coding sequence ATGGGCTTCGCCGAACTCGCCGAGGCCCTGGGCATTCCGGAGAAACAGCACGCACGGTTGCGCAAGGTTCTGGAGGAGATGGAGCGCGCCGGCGAGGTGGTGCGGACCCGCACCGAACGGTACGGGGCCCCCGAGCGGATGAACCTGGTCGTGGGCCGACTCCAGGGGCACCCGCGGGGCTTCGCGTTCGTCATCCCCGACCATCCCGGCTTCGAAGACGTGTTCATCGGCCGGGAGGCCCTGGGCGGCGCGTGGCACAACGACCGGGTGATCGCACGCATCCACGTGCCGAGCCGGGCGGATGGGCGGCCCGAGGGCGAGGTGATCCGCATCCTGGAGCGCGCCAACGCGCGCGTGGTGGGCACCTTCGAGACCTCCAAGCACCTGGCCTACGTCGTCCCCGACGACAAGCGGCTGCCCGAGGACATCTACATCCCCAAGGGCATGACCAACGGCGCCCGCAGCGGCGAGAAGGTGGTCGTTCAGATCGTCCGGTGGCCCGACGCCCGGCGCGGCGCGGAGGGGCGCGTGGTGGAGCGTCTGGGCATGAAGGGCGACGTCGGGGTGGACATCGTCAGCATCATCCGCAAGCACGGGCTGCCTGAGGCGTTCCCCGCCGCCGTGCTGCAGGAGGCCGAGCAGGTGCCCGAGGCGGTGACGGAAGAGGCCCTGAACGAGCCCGGGCGCCGGGATCTGCGGGACTGGACCATCGTCACCATCGACGGCGAGGACGCCAAGGATCTGGATGACGCCGTCAGCGTCGTGCGCCTGGCCCCCGACCGGTGGCAGCTCGGCGTCCACATCGCGGACGTGGCCGCTTACGTCCCCGAGGGCTCGGCGCTGGACCGGGAGGCGTACCGGCGGGGCACTTCGGTCTACTTGGCGGACCGGGTGGTGCCGATGCTGCCGCCGCGCCTGTCCAACGGCATCTGCTCCCTCAATCCCGGCGTGGACCGGCTGACGCTCTCCTGCGTCATGGAGATCGACGGCCGGGGCGAGGTCCGGTCGTACGCGATCTTCCCGTCGGTGATCCGCACCGCCGCCCGGCTGACCTACACCCGGGTCAACGCCATCCTCAACGACGAGCCGGGGGCGGCCGCGGGCCTGGAGCACCTGGTGCCCATGTGCCGGGAGATGGCCGAGCTCATGGCGGTGCTGCGGGAGCGGCGCATGCGCCGGGGCGCCCTGGACTTCGATCTGCCCGAAGCCAAGGTGAAGCTGAACGAACAGGGCTGGCCCACCGACGTCCTCCGGGTGGACCGGGGGATCGCCGAGCGGATCATCGAGGAGTTCATGCTGGTGGCGAACGAGACGGTGGCCGAACACTGCAGCACCCGTGAGCTGCCGGTGCTCTACCGCGTCCACGAGCCGCCGGCGTCCGACAAGGTGGCCGGGCTGAGCGAGTTCCTCCAGCTGTTCGGGTACAACCTCCGGATGCCCCGAGACGGTTCCGTCGCCCCCAAGGACCTGCAGAAGGTGACCCTCTGGGCCAAGGACCGCCCGGAGGAGAACCTGATCGGGTCGGTGCTGCTTCGGACGATGAAGCAGGCCCGGTACAGCGAGGAGCGACTGGGCCACTTCGGCCTGGCGGCGGAGTATTACTGTCACTTCACCTCGCCCATCCGCCGGTACCCCGACCTGGTGGTCCACCGGGTGCTGCGGGCCCACCTGCAGCACCCCAAGGCACTGCCGGCCAAGCTCAGGAGCCGGTGGGAACGCAAGATGCCCGATGCTGCCCAGCACTGCTCGGAGCGGGAGCGTGCAGCCGCCGAGGCGGAGCGGGAGACCATCGAGCTGAAGAAGGCCGAGTACATGTCGGAGCGGATCGGCGAGCGGTTCGAGGGCATCATCTCCGGCGTGACACCCTGGGGCTTCTACGTGCAGCTGCCCAACACGGTCGAGGGGCTGGTGCACGTCTCGACGCTCACGGATGATTACTATCACTTCCACCCGGAGCACTACGCCCTGATGGGCGAGCGGACCCGCAGACGGTTCCGCCTGGGCGACCGTGTGATGGTGCGGGTCAGCCGGGTCGATGTGGACAACCGGCAGGTGGACTTCCTGCTGGACGAGGAGAGCGACGTGCAGACGGTGGTTGCCGTTCCCCGCAAGGGGCGGCAGCGAGCCGCGCGCAAGGCCGCCGCGGCCGGTCGGTCCGGCGGGTCGGGCCGGTCCAAGGCGGGGGCGCGCAAGGGGCGGGGGAAGGCCAAGGGCCGGGACCGGGCGTCCGGCATCGCCGCGCATTCCGGGGGCAGCGTGACGGAACCGGTTCGGGGTGCGGACGCGGCGCCCCTGCACGCGCCGGGGCGCGAGAGCATCCGCTACGACATGTGGGGACTGCCCATCCCGGCCGGCCGGGGCAGAGAGCGGGAGGTGTCGGATCCCACGGTCAACAACCCGTTCTCCGTCACGAAGTCCCGGAGCGGCGGGCGGGCGGACGGACGGTTCTCACGTTAA
- a CDS encoding BglG family transcription antiterminator, with protein MSTNRDLSLRPLKALNNNVLLAYDPACGQEVVVVGRGLGFRVSGPIRPDDPRIEKVFRLDESRNRKRFLRLTETLSGDVIGVAEEILNLAAARFGPLGEEAHLTLAEHLAATVDRVRKGMPIPNPFLAQIQLLYPEEYALAGQAVEMIASRLGVTLPEEEQGILALHLLGAWRRESPKVMARHQALIRESAAFLAAEAGISWSDDDPRLSRVLLHLRLAIDLIVSGKAETNPVLDRIRSEYPEEFARARRLGDYMAQRLERPVSDDEVGYLALHLLRLKNLTQ; from the coding sequence ATGAGCACGAACAGGGACCTCTCCTTGCGCCCCCTCAAGGCCCTGAACAACAACGTCCTGCTCGCCTACGATCCAGCGTGTGGCCAGGAGGTTGTGGTGGTGGGGCGGGGGCTGGGGTTCCGGGTCTCGGGCCCTATCCGTCCCGACGATCCCCGCATCGAGAAAGTCTTCCGGCTGGACGAGAGCCGGAACCGCAAGCGGTTCCTGCGGCTGACGGAGACTCTTTCCGGGGACGTCATTGGCGTGGCCGAGGAGATCCTCAACCTGGCCGCTGCCCGATTCGGCCCCCTGGGCGAGGAGGCACACCTCACGCTGGCAGAGCACCTGGCGGCGACCGTCGACCGGGTCCGAAAGGGGATGCCGATCCCCAACCCGTTTCTGGCGCAGATTCAGTTGCTCTACCCGGAGGAGTACGCGCTGGCCGGTCAGGCGGTGGAGATGATCGCGTCCCGGCTGGGCGTGACCCTTCCGGAAGAGGAGCAGGGTATCCTGGCACTGCACCTGCTGGGGGCGTGGCGCAGAGAGTCCCCCAAGGTGATGGCCCGCCACCAGGCCCTGATCCGCGAGTCGGCGGCCTTCCTGGCGGCCGAGGCAGGCATCTCCTGGTCCGACGACGACCCGCGTCTCTCCCGCGTGCTCCTGCACCTGCGGCTGGCGATTGATTTGATTGTCTCGGGCAAGGCCGAAACGAACCCGGTTCTGGACCGCATTCGCAGCGAGTACCCCGAGGAGTTCGCCCGCGCCCGCCGCCTGGGCGACTACATGGCCCAACGGCTGGAGCGGCCGGTGAGCGATGACGAGGTCGGATATCTGGCGCTCCATCTCCTTCGGCTGAAAAACCTGACCCAGTGA
- a CDS encoding PTS sugar transporter subunit IIA, whose protein sequence is MTVVTLLAPITGRTVPLDDVPDPVFAGRMLGDGVAIDPSGDLVVAPAAGEVVALFPTGHALALRMDSGVEILLHLGLDSSRAKGVFRPVVALGDRVETGQPLIYMDLEGLRAQSRSPLSPLVVLSAGAGARADVAVEVLASGPVVAGRDVVCRLLEGRKGDATA, encoded by the coding sequence ATGACCGTGGTCACCCTGCTGGCCCCCATCACCGGTCGCACGGTGCCCCTGGACGACGTTCCCGACCCCGTGTTCGCCGGCCGCATGCTGGGCGACGGCGTGGCCATCGACCCCAGCGGAGACCTGGTGGTCGCGCCCGCCGCGGGCGAGGTGGTAGCCCTCTTCCCCACCGGCCACGCGCTGGCCCTGCGGATGGACTCCGGCGTCGAGATCCTGCTGCACCTCGGCCTGGACAGCAGCCGGGCGAAGGGCGTCTTCCGCCCGGTCGTCGCCCTGGGCGACCGGGTGGAGACGGGCCAGCCGCTGATCTACATGGACCTGGAAGGGCTCCGGGCTCAGTCCCGGTCGCCGCTCAGCCCGCTGGTGGTGCTAAGCGCCGGCGCCGGTGCCCGGGCCGATGTGGCGGTCGAGGTGCTGGCTAGCGGCCCCGTCGTGGCCGGCCGGGACGTCGTCTGCCGGCTCCTGGAAGGGAGGAAAGGCGATGCGACTGCTTGA
- a CDS encoding glucose PTS transporter subunit EIIB yields MDDRTRAQEILAALGGKENVTELESCITRLRLVVNNPGAVDEKRLKAAGAVGVMKVGQVVQVILGTSAERIEQIMKDMI; encoded by the coding sequence TTGGACGATCGGACGAGGGCACAGGAGATCCTGGCCGCACTGGGCGGCAAGGAGAATGTCACTGAACTGGAGTCGTGCATCACCCGCCTGCGCCTGGTGGTGAACAACCCCGGTGCGGTGGATGAGAAGCGGCTGAAGGCGGCCGGAGCGGTGGGCGTCATGAAGGTCGGCCAGGTCGTGCAGGTGATTCTGGGCACGTCCGCCGAGCGCATCGAGCAGATCATGAAGGACATGATCTAG
- a CDS encoding PTS transporter subunit EIIC, which translates to MLAQLQKVGKGLMMPVAVLPAAGLLLRLGQPDVLDWPWMANAGDAVFSNLPLLFAVGLSVSLAKDSGVAGLSGVVAYFVMTNVAVTINAEINMGVLAGLIAGILAANMYGRFKDTKLPDYLGFFGGRRFVPIVTAGAATVLGLIFGFIWPPIQHGIGAVGNWMTAAGAIGVGVFGLLNRLLIPLGLHHVINSIVWFMFGEFQKPDGTVATGDLWRFFAGDPSAGFFMAGWFPIMMFGLIGAAFAMTHAARPENRKRVGGIMLSAAFTSFLTGITEPIEFAFMFVAPLLYAIHAVLAGTSMAIAQLLDIHHGFTFSAGLIDFVLNYGIASDNAWLLIPIGLVYGVVYYVVFRWVIVRFNIPTPGREPEESHVPGV; encoded by the coding sequence ATGCTCGCGCAGCTGCAGAAAGTTGGTAAGGGTCTCATGATGCCTGTGGCGGTCCTTCCGGCGGCCGGGCTGCTCCTGCGGCTCGGACAGCCGGACGTGCTGGACTGGCCGTGGATGGCCAACGCCGGCGACGCGGTCTTCAGCAACCTGCCCCTGCTCTTCGCCGTCGGCCTCTCGGTCAGCCTGGCCAAGGACTCCGGCGTGGCCGGCCTCTCCGGCGTCGTGGCCTACTTCGTCATGACCAACGTCGCCGTCACCATCAACGCCGAGATCAACATGGGCGTCCTGGCAGGTCTCATCGCCGGCATCCTGGCGGCCAACATGTACGGGCGCTTCAAGGACACCAAGCTGCCCGACTACCTGGGCTTCTTCGGCGGCCGGCGCTTTGTGCCCATCGTCACCGCCGGCGCGGCCACCGTGCTCGGCCTGATCTTCGGCTTCATCTGGCCGCCCATCCAGCACGGCATCGGGGCGGTGGGCAACTGGATGACCGCCGCCGGTGCGATCGGCGTCGGCGTCTTCGGCCTGCTGAACCGCCTCCTCATCCCTCTCGGCCTGCACCACGTCATCAACAGCATCGTCTGGTTCATGTTCGGCGAGTTCCAGAAGCCGGACGGCACCGTGGCCACCGGGGACCTGTGGCGCTTCTTCGCCGGCGACCCGAGCGCGGGCTTCTTCATGGCCGGCTGGTTCCCGATCATGATGTTCGGCCTGATCGGCGCCGCCTTCGCCATGACCCACGCGGCCCGGCCCGAGAACCGCAAGCGGGTGGGCGGCATCATGCTCTCGGCGGCCTTCACCTCATTCCTGACCGGCATCACGGAGCCGATCGAGTTCGCCTTCATGTTCGTCGCGCCGCTGCTCTACGCCATCCACGCCGTGTTGGCCGGCACCTCCATGGCGATTGCCCAGCTGCTGGACATCCACCACGGCTTCACCTTCTCGGCCGGACTGATCGATTTTGTGCTGAACTACGGCATCGCTTCGGATAACGCGTGGCTCCTGATCCCCATCGGCCTGGTGTACGGCGTCGTCTACTACGTCGTCTTCCGCTGGGTCATCGTACGGTTCAACATTCCGACGCCCGGCCGCGAGCCGGAGGAGAGCCATGTTCCCGGTGTCTAA
- the rdgB gene encoding RdgB/HAM1 family non-canonical purine NTP pyrophosphatase, with translation MREFRSLLAGAGFEIVGLDPDAPEVSETGDTFEENALIKARAASALTGLPALAEDSGIVVDALGGEPGVHSARWVPGSDEDRVRALLARMAEVPAERRTARYVSVIAVVLPSGREELFRGELEGRLAEAPRGTGGFGYDPIFVVADGRTVAEMALEEKNGISHRSRALARCLERLPALLEEG, from the coding sequence GTGCGGGAGTTTCGCTCGCTCCTGGCGGGGGCGGGCTTTGAGATCGTCGGGCTGGATCCGGATGCACCGGAGGTCAGCGAGACGGGGGATACCTTTGAGGAGAACGCCCTGATCAAGGCGCGGGCGGCGTCCGCCTTGACGGGGCTTCCCGCCCTCGCGGAGGACTCGGGCATCGTGGTGGACGCCCTGGGCGGCGAGCCCGGGGTGCACTCCGCCCGCTGGGTGCCCGGAAGCGACGAGGACCGGGTGCGCGCTCTGCTGGCACGGATGGCGGAGGTGCCCGCGGAACGGCGGACCGCCCGCTACGTGTCGGTGATCGCGGTGGTACTGCCGTCGGGGAGGGAGGAGCTCTTCCGGGGCGAGCTGGAAGGCCGGTTGGCCGAGGCGCCCCGGGGCACCGGCGGATTCGGTTACGATCCGATCTTTGTGGTGGCGGACGGGAGGACCGTCGCGGAGATGGCCCTGGAGGAGAAGAACGGGATCAGCCACCGTTCCCGGGCGCTGGCCCGCTGCCTGGAGCGGCTGCCCGCCCTGCTGGAGGAGGGTTAG
- a CDS encoding PEP phosphonomutase → MRLLDMPPSGLIQLTRANLLQGIRLSEGRLVVAETIVVAPPLIDGVSNAELAAAFGADILLLNCYDCVDPAILGLPGEPGKGQTCQDLKELVGRPVGVNLEPSDRVPPGRRATPENARRAVEQGADFICLTGNPHTLVTNAGILESLRHIREAVGDRTVLVAGRMHAAGSGLSPGRGLITPEETEAFVDAGADVVLLPAPGTVPGTTVEEVRACVQAAHRKGALAMAAIGTSQEGADEATIRQIALSAKMAGVDLHHLGDAGYHGVAVPENILAYCLAVKGRRHTYRRMALSARR, encoded by the coding sequence ATGCGACTGCTTGACATGCCCCCCTCCGGCCTCATCCAGCTCACGCGCGCCAACCTGCTGCAGGGCATCCGGCTCTCCGAGGGGCGGCTCGTCGTGGCCGAGACCATCGTCGTGGCGCCGCCGCTCATCGACGGCGTCAGCAACGCGGAGCTCGCGGCGGCCTTCGGCGCGGACATCTTGCTGCTCAACTGCTACGACTGCGTCGACCCCGCGATCCTGGGGCTGCCCGGGGAACCCGGGAAGGGGCAGACCTGCCAGGACCTGAAAGAGCTGGTCGGCCGGCCGGTGGGGGTGAACCTGGAGCCCAGCGACCGGGTTCCTCCGGGCCGACGGGCCACGCCGGAGAACGCGCGCCGCGCGGTGGAGCAGGGCGCAGACTTCATCTGCCTGACGGGCAACCCCCACACCCTCGTGACCAACGCGGGCATCCTGGAGAGCCTGCGGCACATCCGGGAGGCCGTGGGCGACCGGACTGTCCTGGTCGCCGGCCGCATGCACGCAGCCGGCTCCGGCCTCTCGCCCGGCCGCGGCCTGATCACGCCGGAGGAGACCGAGGCGTTCGTGGACGCCGGCGCCGACGTGGTGCTGCTGCCGGCTCCGGGCACGGTGCCGGGCACCACGGTGGAGGAGGTGCGTGCCTGCGTGCAGGCGGCCCACCGGAAGGGCGCGCTGGCGATGGCGGCCATCGGCACCTCCCAGGAGGGTGCGGACGAGGCCACGATCCGTCAGATTGCCCTCAGCGCCAAGATGGCCGGGGTCGACCTGCACCACCTGGGCGACGCCGGCTACCACGGCGTGGCGGTGCCCGAGAACATCCTGGCCTACTGCCTGGCCGTAAAGGGCCGGCGACACACCTACCGGCGCATGGCGCTGTCCGCCAGACGGTAG
- the rph gene encoding ribonuclease PH — protein MRQDGRLPHEMRPVRITRHYNIHAEGSVLIEVGRTRVICTATLEDRVPPFLRGRGEGWITAEYGMLPRATGQRTAREAARGRQGGRTMEIQRLIGRALRSVIDLAALGERTLIIDCDVIQADGGTRTASITGAYVAMVDALAGLRAAGLIDRLPVKDYLAATSVGVVGGVPVLDLTYEEDSRAAVDLNLVMTGSGEVVEIQGTGEERPFTRRELEELLALAESGVRRLVALQREQLGPLGVEVGAVVTEASGIGHQEPGEGAGVSLAPGGGGL, from the coding sequence ATGCGGCAGGACGGTAGGTTGCCTCACGAGATGCGCCCCGTGCGCATCACCCGCCACTACAACATCCACGCCGAGGGATCGGTGCTGATCGAGGTCGGCCGTACCCGCGTGATCTGCACGGCCACCTTGGAGGATCGCGTCCCGCCGTTCCTCAGGGGAAGAGGAGAAGGCTGGATCACCGCCGAATATGGCATGTTGCCCCGCGCCACGGGACAGCGCACGGCGCGCGAGGCCGCCCGGGGCCGGCAGGGCGGGCGCACGATGGAGATCCAGCGGCTGATCGGCCGAGCCCTGCGGTCGGTGATCGACCTGGCGGCCCTGGGCGAGCGAACGCTGATCATCGACTGCGACGTCATCCAGGCCGACGGTGGCACGCGCACGGCGTCCATCACCGGCGCATACGTCGCGATGGTGGATGCGCTGGCCGGCCTGCGCGCAGCCGGGCTCATCGACCGCCTCCCGGTGAAAGATTACCTGGCGGCGACGAGCGTGGGCGTGGTGGGCGGCGTGCCGGTCCTGGACCTCACCTACGAGGAGGACTCCCGGGCCGCGGTGGACCTGAACCTGGTGATGACCGGGTCGGGCGAGGTCGTCGAGATTCAGGGGACGGGCGAGGAACGGCCCTTTACCCGGCGGGAGCTGGAGGAACTGCTGGCCCTGGCGGAGAGCGGCGTGCGCCGGCTGGTGGCCCTCCAGCGGGAGCAGCTCGGCCCCCTGGGCGTGGAGGTTGGAGCCGTTGTCACAGAAGCGTCTGGTATTGGCCACCAAGAACCAGGGGAAGGTGCGGGAGTTTCGCTCGCTCCTGGCGGGGGCGGGCTTTGA
- the murI gene encoding glutamate racemase, with protein MTQYIPDTQRPIGLFDSGEGGLTVARAVADLLPQENLIYACDTAHFPYGPRPLAEVRAFFRRFMEFFVEQNCKLVIVACNTATAAAIDLLLADAFPIPALGVVQPGAAMAAEASVTGRIGVAATQGTCDSGIYPQTIRLFRPDAYVVQQACPILVIRAEEGVISGPEVRREVERCLAPILAERVDTLVLGCTHFPHMAKVIQDVVGPAVRLVDPGKATAVQVADLLRRRGLLNPGPGPGQRRAFTTGDPQRFLEVACRLWPGGVDAAAHIHLWSQQE; from the coding sequence ATGACACAGTACATCCCGGACACCCAGCGCCCCATCGGTCTGTTCGATTCCGGCGAGGGCGGCCTGACCGTGGCCCGTGCCGTGGCCGACCTTCTGCCGCAAGAAAACCTGATTTACGCGTGCGACACGGCCCACTTTCCCTATGGTCCTCGCCCGCTCGCTGAGGTGCGGGCGTTTTTCCGGCGGTTCATGGAATTCTTCGTCGAGCAGAACTGCAAACTGGTCATTGTGGCCTGCAACACGGCCACCGCCGCGGCGATCGACCTGTTGCTGGCCGATGCGTTCCCCATCCCGGCGCTGGGGGTGGTGCAGCCCGGCGCCGCGATGGCCGCGGAGGCCTCCGTCACCGGCCGCATCGGCGTGGCGGCCACCCAGGGCACCTGCGACTCAGGCATCTATCCGCAGACGATCCGGCTGTTCCGCCCCGACGCCTACGTGGTGCAGCAGGCCTGCCCGATCCTCGTCATCCGGGCGGAGGAGGGCGTGATCTCCGGGCCTGAGGTGCGCCGTGAGGTGGAGCGCTGCCTGGCGCCCATCCTCGCCGAACGCGTGGACACCCTGGTTCTGGGCTGCACGCACTTTCCGCACATGGCGAAGGTGATCCAGGACGTGGTGGGGCCGGCGGTGCGGCTGGTGGACCCAGGGAAGGCCACGGCCGTACAAGTGGCCGATCTGCTGCGCAGGCGGGGCCTCCTGAATCCCGGACCGGGGCCGGGGCAGCGGCGCGCCTTTACCACGGGCGACCCACAGCGGTTCCTGGAGGTGGCCTGCCGCCTGTGGCCCGGCGGCGTCGACGCAGCGGCGCACATCCATCTCTGGTCGCAGCAGGAGTGA
- a CDS encoding DUF378 domain-containing protein → MFIARLLVIIGALNWGLIGLFGFDLVAFLFGGQMSLISRLVYTLVGVAGVFVIGDLVGNRQRT, encoded by the coding sequence GTGTTCATTGCAAGACTGCTCGTGATCATCGGCGCCCTCAATTGGGGGCTGATCGGGCTCTTCGGGTTCGACCTGGTGGCCTTCCTGTTTGGCGGCCAGATGTCGCTGATCTCCCGCCTCGTCTACACGCTCGTGGGCGTGGCCGGCGTGTTCGTGATCGGCGACCTGGTGGGAAACCGGCAACGAACCTGA